CTATCTGCTGGAAATTACGAATACGATTTTGCAACTCGTCCACTTCCTGCATACGGCGTGTCTTAATATTTTCGGGAAGGGAGTCCTGAGTCGCCATAAAATCTTTGTACTTTTTATCGAACTCTTCCCGCAATTTCAAAAACTCGTCTTCATACTTTTTCGTAAAGTCCGAGAAAGTTTTCTCAGCGGCTGCTCTCTCAGGCATAACCGACATGATTTCCTGAGAATTAAAGTTTCCGAATTTATACTGTGCAAAAGCACTCAAAGGCATAGCACACAGTAAAACAATCAACAATTTCTTAAACATACTATTACTATTAATTTTTATTTATCTCAATTATAACATTCCGCAAAAGTAAGCATTTATTTTGAATATCCTAATTTTGCCAGTACATCATTGCTTACATCGATACGGGGTGAAGCAAAAATAATATTCGCCGAAGAGGCTCTGTCGATTATCATCTGATAACCTTTTTCTTCCGAAATTTTCTTTACGGCATTATATATATCGTCCTGTATCGGCTGCATAAGGCTTTCCCGCTTTTTAAACAATTCCCCTTCAGGGCCGAAATACTTACGCCTTAATTCCTGAGCTTCTTTTTCTTTCGCAACAATTTCCTCTTCCTTCTTGGTTTTCTGTTCTTTAGAGAGATATACTTGTTCCGATTGATAAGTCTTATACATAGCCTCAGCTTCTTTCGCCTTCGTTTCCACTTCTTTTTGCCAACGCTGAGAAACCTGGTTCAACTGCTCGTTAGCCATTTCATATGCCGGAATATTCTTTAATATATACTCCATATCGATAAGCGCAAACTTTTGGGCTTTTCCTTCAGTTACCGCAAAAGCCGCTATTGCAGCCAAAATCAAAAAAAACTTTTTCATATGACCATTTTTTTGATGAATGAATTCAAAATATCTTATTCTATTAAAAACCATTTTCATATCCGAAAAGTTTATTCTATATCATTAGAATTCCTGTCCGAGTATAAAATGGATGCGTGAACCTCCCCGGCGACCAAACACCTTATCGAAACCATAGGCCCAGTCGATACCCATCATACCGATCATCGGCAGGAATATACGCACACCTACACCGGCAGAACGCTTCAACTGGAAAGGATTAAAGTTACGTATGTTTTGCCAAGCATTACCACCCTCGGCAAATGTTAACGCATAAATCGTTGAGGAAGGTTGCAACATCAGCGGGAAACGTAATTCTACACTCATACGTGTATAAGCATAACCTTCGTAACCCCACGGTGTTAACGAACCGTTTTCGTATCCGCGAAGGCCGATGGTTTCTTCTGCATAATTATTACTGTAACCCGACATTCCGTCACCCCCTACATAAAACGTTTCGAACGGAGATTTTTTATATTTGTTATATGAACCCAGAATACCAAATTCAGCACGTGTCATCAACACCAATGTATAATCATCGTCTTTAATCCGAAGATTGGCCAATGGAGTAAACGTACGACCTTTGAATTTCCACTTATGGTACTCAATCCATTTATACATTTTCTCCCGGTCACTTTTATTATTGTCGGGATCGAGTTTAGAATAGTCGGTCTTGCTAAACAGCGAATACGGTGGTGTCAACTGTAAAGAAAGGCTGAACTCAGAACCATTTCTCGGGAAAATTGGAGAATCGACCGAACTACGCCAGAAATTAAGACCTAACGAAAGACTATGGCAATTACCATTCTGCAAGAATCGTATATAACGCCAGTCTTTCAACATATACAACTGATAATTAATCTCTGCCGAGAAATTAAAGAAATCATCGGGCCATGACAGCCTTTTACCGAAACCTACCGAAACACCGATCATCTGCAATGACTTACTGGGGTCATATGCGTAGCTATAATCATAGCCGCTACCGTAGTTATTATAATAATTATCATAATAGTTACTGTTATAATAATATCCGGTATTGTAAGGATCGAGATAATTCTGATTCCAGTACTGCGTACTAACATCTGTCTGGCGACTATAATATGCCGAAACCGAAAGGGAATTAGGCCGTTTTCCACCAAACCAGGGATCAAAGAATGAGACACTGTACGACTGGAAATACTTGGCATTGGTTTGGGCACTTATCGTAAATGTTTGACCGTCTCCCTGAGGAATAATACCTTTATATGCTTTGGGATTCAAGAAATTCTTCACAGAGAAATTAGTGAACTTCAAACTGAGCTTACCGATTACCCCGGTTTGTCCCCACCCGGCTGAAAACTCGATCTGGTCATTGGCTTTCGACTGCAAACCATAAATAATATCTACGGTCCCGTTTTCATAATTCGGTTCGGGGCGGATGTCCATATGTTCAGGATCGAAATGGCCGGTTTGTGCAATTTCACGTGCAGAACGCACCAAAGCCTCTTTGTTAAAGAGTTCACCAGGTTTCGTTCTTAACTCACGCCTGACTACATGCTCGTATAAACGGTCGTTCCCTTTTATCACGACTTTATTGATACGGGCCTGTGGACCTTCCTGAATACGCAATTCCAAATCGATAGAATCATTCTGCACATTCATTTCAATAGGATCTATCATCGAGAAAAGATACCCGTTATTCTGATACAAGTTAGCAACCGCATCATCATCTTCAGATATACGTTCTCTCAACAATTTCTGATTATATACATCGCCCGGCTTCATTCGTAAAGTATAATTAAGCGCATCGGTAGAATATACCGTATTCCCGACCCAGCGAATATCCCGTATATAATATTTCTGTCCTTCATTTACCTTGATAAAAATATCAACGGTTTTATCGTCATAAGGCACGACACTGTCCGATACGATAACGGCATCCCGGTAGCCGAGTTCGTTATATTTATCGATAATACGATCGAGGTCGGCTTTATAATTCTCTTTTACAAATTTTTTGGTACGGAAAAGATTGACCAACTTACGTCTTTCGTTGGTTTTCTTCATCGCCCGCTTCAATTTCTTATCGGAAATAACATTATTTCCTTCAATATCGATATGATGAACCTTAATTTTTTCCTTTTTATCGATATCGATATCTACAATCACTTGGTTTTCGTGCGATAAGTCATCTTTTTGCAAGATCTGTACATCGACATTATTAAAACCTTTGTCCTCAAAATGCTTTTTTATTAGAAATTTGGCCCGGTCCACAAGATTAGGAGTAATCTGGCTACCGGTAATGAGCCCCAATCTATTTTCCAAATCTTCTTTTTCCGATTTTTTGATCCCGTGATAATTTACCTGAGAAATACGCGGACGCTCACGAAGCGCAATATTCAGCCATATTTTTCCATCATATATTTTAGTAGCCGAGATTTCAACATCCGAAAATAGCCCATTTTTCCAAAACTGCCTGATAGCCTGTGTAATATCACTTCCTGGCACCTCGATAACTTCTCCTACGGTAAGTCCCGAAAGACCGATCAGTACATAATCTTCATAATTTTTAGCACCGGAAACAGTAATACCGGCGATCTCATATTTCTTAGGGGTTGCCGAATAAAGTATTTGCGGGTTGTATATCGTATCCGATTTCGCTTCGGTCGCAGTTTGAGACCAAACCGTACTTCCCATCGAAAGGAATAAAACCAACAATAATAAATATTTACGCATATTGTGCTGCATTGTTCTTTTTACAATTCTCATAGTTGTTCACTTGTTTTTCCAAAGCGTCTTTCCCGCGACTGATAATCGACAATAGCTTTATATAAATTTTCTTTTCCGAAATCAGGCCAATATTCGGGAGTAAAATATAATTCGGCATACGATAACTGCCACAACAAAAAATTACTGATACGAGTCTCCCCTCCTGTACGTATCAACAGATCGGGATCCGGCATATCAGCAGTCATAAGATACCGGTCGATAACTTTATCATCTATATCTTCTGCTTTCAGCTTGTTGTCTTTTACATCAGACGCTATATTTTTCACCGCACGGGAAATTTCCCAACGGGAGGAATAACTTAAAGCTAAAACCAAAGTAAGGCCCGTACATACCGAAGTATCGTCCATACATTGTTCGAGGCGTTTTCGTGCATCTTCGGGAATACGGGATAAATCTCCGATAGCAGTAAGTCGCACGTTATTTTTTATCAGATCGGGAGTTTCCTTCTCGATATAATAAATCATAAGAGCCATTAATGCCGTTACTTCCTCATCCGGACGATTCCAATTCTCTGTAGAGAAAGCATATACCGTCAGATATTTCAATCCAATCTCAGCCGCCGCCTCGGTTACTTCCCGTACCTTTTCGGCACCGTATTGATGGCCGTAAGAACGGTCTTTCTTCCGCTCTTTCGCCCACCGTCCGTTTCCATCCATAATAATGGCCACATGTTGCGGCAAACGAATTTTATCTATCTGATCTTTATATGACATATACCGATCTATAAATTATTACAGATGGCTTTCTTCCGCCCGAAATCATAAGTTATCGTAAACCAGGTCATAGAATACCAATCTGTATTTTTAAACGCCGAACTTTTTATTTTATACGGATCGGATAAATCTTTTCCGTCGAGTTTATCCCCTAACGTTTTGCGCATCGAAAATTCGAGGCCAAGATTCCATCGTTCCGAAATTTTATATTTTACACCTATTCCTAATGGAATATTTACATTAAAATAACCGTCGTTTTTATGCGGAACATACGTAAACCCCAATCCGGCCAACAAATACGGGGTAAACCTGTACACATCGAGATACGCCGGTCCCATACCATAATGAAAAAAATTAAACTCGCCCTGAGCTCCCAAATCAATTAGTTGACGATTGAATTTAAAATTTTTTCCATCCGGAAACTGATTATTAAAACTTTGGGTATCTCCTTTTATCCCTGCTGTCGCCAAATTAAATTTAATCGACCAGCGATAATTGATTACCCGTCTCATAACCGCTCCGAAAGCCGCTCCCGGCTTATTAAATAATGCCGACTGATTGGCGTCTCCCATATAAAAGCCGACCCCACCCCCAGCACCGATTTCGTATTTATAGTCCTGAGCACCGGCCCGGGATACTACCATCGTTATTATAAGGATAAACCAGATAAATGCTTTTTTCTCCATATCAATTCTCTCGTATATAATAGAAAACGCATTATCAGGTTTAAAATTATCCGATACAGTTAAATTATTATACCCCCTTTACGGTATCGGAGCAAATGTCACACGGTTTATTACCCCTCTCCAAATCTGAGGATATAACACACCATTTTGATTTTCGCCACCAAACATATATATATACGGAACCAACTCTCCGGATCTGGTAGATCCGGCAAGTCTTCGGGGAATTTCTTTTTTAAAGAGCGTACGCCATGCCGAAGAACGTACGGTTATAATAGGCTCATCAAACACGACAACCGACGCAAATGCTTTTGCCGGGAAATAATTGTCATCAGGAGGCAAAGCCAGCAAGGAACCCGCAGGAGCAAGATCCCAATACACAGCCGGATCGGTAGTAGTATATACATCTTTCAAACATCCCGTCTCATTTTTACCTCCGATTACAAAAAATGTTTTATACTTAGTATGAACGGCTGTTTCCGAATCATATATAAATGTATAATACGGGAAGAACATGGCACCTTCACGAGGCGTTATCAACGACTGATTGCCCAATACGGCCCAGTTCTGTCCGTCATATCCCCATACAGCAGAGGTTAATGTGCCATCTTGCAAACGACCACCGACGATTCCATTTTGAGGAACCCCGAAATCACCTCCGTCGAAAATTTCTATCATATTACTAAATCCGGATATAGGAAATAAAGGACTAATCGGTTGTTGTATATAGCCTTCGGGACGAGGATAGACGTCATGTTTATATACGCCCCCATCTTTAATAATTCCCAATATCTGCTCACCATAACTTCCTATCAATGTATAAAATGTCTGATTACCTTCTGCCAATGTCCAGAACTTACCATCGGTAGATTTATAAAGTGCCTTTTGATCCGAATCGCCGGCTAAAGCATAAAAAGCATCTTCTGTTGCCTGAATAGTAGCCATATTAAGAACAAAACCGGGATTGAAAGAGGATTTTTGCCAAGATCCGAGATCAGAAGGTGTCGCAGATACTCCTACTTCATAATTGCCGCTTGCATCGGTAGTAAAACAATATATTTTATTCTGGAATTCAAGTGATTTCTGACGTATAGGAGTTAGAGAAGTGGGAAGGTCCGCTGCAGAAATTTCAGACCACCATAAAGAATCGGGAATACTGCGGTGTACCCTCAGATCGACTTCATATTTTTGTACCGTTTCGCCGTCAGCAGCGGTTACATTTATTGTTACCGGATAAGTGAAATCGATCGTATCATTACTGTTTGCCATGTAATCGATCGTCTTTATTTCGGCCTGATTACGACTATCGTAATACTGAACTTCAACCTTAGAAGGCGAATCGAAGGTAATATTTGCAGCCAAAGCGACAACCTTAGTCCCCATGGGTAAAGAATCGGCGTTAAAAATTTTCCCTTGCCGCGCATCGATTGTAAAATACACCTTACTGAGATTTTCCATTACAGTAGATTTATCGGCCAATGCAAAAGTTTTAACCAAAGTATTTTGTGATACAGGATAATTATAGTCGTCAGACTTATTACAAGCAACGCCGAGCAGTAACAGAACGGCGCTAAGCAGTAAATATATATTCCTTATCTTCATTCCGAAAATATTCAAGTTTACAGTTCAAGGTGCAAAAATAGAAACAATTTTTTCTTTCAACGATAGGAAGGCTGATAATTATAATTATTTAGGGATATAATATTTAAGAATCAGTTAATTTTAGCCTATAAAAACCGATTGTTTTCTTCATTTTCCAGCTTTCGATTTTATCAAAAGAAATCGTTATCGGGATTTATAAAAATAAAGATTTTCTTATTTCCATAGGATCGAATGTAGCGTAAAACACCAGGAAATTCAGGCGCAGGAACTCCTTCACCCAACATGTCGGGTGCAATTTCTATATGACACTCGTCCCAAAGCCCCGACTCTATAAAAGCATTCAGCATAATATTACCGCCTTCAACAATCAGGCTTTGTATCTTCATACGATTCAGTTCGGAAAGAATCCTCTGGATCGAGAAATCGCCACATTTAATTTTAACAATATCATTTTTATAATTTACTCTTTTTTTACATTCCGAAAAAACGAGAGTCGGGTTACCACCTGTAAACAATTGGAGTGTCTCCGGCAAAATTCCCCGTCTATCGATAACCACTCGCAAAGGATTTTTCCCCGTCCATTTCCGTACCGTAAGTGTCGGATTATCTAACAATGCCGTACGAGTCCCTACCAGAATCGCATCATTCTCGGCCCGTAATTTATGCACAAGCGCTGAAGTAACGGCATCCGAAAAAACTGCGGCCTGTTCCGATTCACTCCGAATACGATCGATATAACTGTCGGCACTTTGGGCCCATTTCAATATAACATAAGGACGCCGGAACAATTGAGACGTTATAAAACGTTTATTCAAAGCCCGGCATTCATTTTCGAGAACACCAACCTTTACCTTTATTCCGGCATCCCGCAACATTTTTATTCCCCGTCCCGCAACTTCAGGAAAAGGATCGAGAATACCTACCACGACATAAGGTATCCCTACATCGATAATAAGTTTACTGCACGGAGGAGTTTTCCCATAATGAGAACAAGGTTCAAGGGATACATAAATCACCGAATCTTTTAGTAAAGACTTATCTTTTACCGAATTTA
This DNA window, taken from Coprobacter tertius, encodes the following:
- a CDS encoding BamA/OMP85 family outer membrane protein, which codes for MQHNMRKYLLLLVLFLSMGSTVWSQTATEAKSDTIYNPQILYSATPKKYEIAGITVSGAKNYEDYVLIGLSGLTVGEVIEVPGSDITQAIRQFWKNGLFSDVEISATKIYDGKIWLNIALRERPRISQVNYHGIKKSEKEDLENRLGLITGSQITPNLVDRAKFLIKKHFEDKGFNNVDVQILQKDDLSHENQVIVDIDIDKKEKIKVHHIDIEGNNVISDKKLKRAMKKTNERRKLVNLFRTKKFVKENYKADLDRIIDKYNELGYRDAVIVSDSVVPYDDKTVDIFIKVNEGQKYYIRDIRWVGNTVYSTDALNYTLRMKPGDVYNQKLLRERISEDDDAVANLYQNNGYLFSMIDPIEMNVQNDSIDLELRIQEGPQARINKVVIKGNDRLYEHVVRRELRTKPGELFNKEALVRSAREIAQTGHFDPEHMDIRPEPNYENGTVDIIYGLQSKANDQIEFSAGWGQTGVIGKLSLKFTNFSVKNFLNPKAYKGIIPQGDGQTFTISAQTNAKYFQSYSVSFFDPWFGGKRPNSLSVSAYYSRQTDVSTQYWNQNYLDPYNTGYYYNSNYYDNYYNNYGSGYDYSYAYDPSKSLQMIGVSVGFGKRLSWPDDFFNFSAEINYQLYMLKDWRYIRFLQNGNCHSLSLGLNFWRSSVDSPIFPRNGSEFSLSLQLTPPYSLFSKTDYSKLDPDNNKSDREKMYKWIEYHKWKFKGRTFTPLANLRIKDDDYTLVLMTRAEFGILGSYNKYKKSPFETFYVGGDGMSGYSNNYAEETIGLRGYENGSLTPWGYEGYAYTRMSVELRFPLMLQPSSTIYALTFAEGGNAWQNIRNFNPFQLKRSAGVGVRIFLPMIGMMGIDWAYGFDKVFGRRGGSRIHFILGQEF
- a CDS encoding OmpH family outer membrane protein, giving the protein MFKKLLIVLLCAMPLSAFAQYKFGNFNSQEIMSVMPERAAAEKTFSDFTKKYEDEFLKLREEFDKKYKDFMATQDSLPENIKTRRMQEVDELQNRIRNFQQIAQEDLEKKQQELYAPIQQKLLDAIKAVGEEQKFTYIFDLAVPSIVYSGAPSEDITPLLKAKLGIK
- a CDS encoding OmpH family outer membrane protein, with amino-acid sequence MKKFFLILAAIAAFAVTEGKAQKFALIDMEYILKNIPAYEMANEQLNQVSQRWQKEVETKAKEAEAMYKTYQSEQVYLSKEQKTKKEEEIVAKEKEAQELRRKYFGPEGELFKKRESLMQPIQDDIYNAVKKISEEKGYQMIIDRASSANIIFASPRIDVSNDVLAKLGYSK
- the ribD gene encoding bifunctional diaminohydroxyphosphoribosylaminopyrimidine deaminase/5-amino-6-(5-phosphoribosylamino)uracil reductase RibD, which gives rise to MEQSDTVDNIYMRRCLQLAALGNGHVSPNPMVGAVIVYKGEIIGEGYHRKCGEAHAEVNAINSVKDKSLLKDSVIYVSLEPCSHYGKTPPCSKLIIDVGIPYVVVGILDPFPEVAGRGIKMLRDAGIKVKVGVLENECRALNKRFITSQLFRRPYVILKWAQSADSYIDRIRSESEQAAVFSDAVTSALVHKLRAENDAILVGTRTALLDNPTLTVRKWTGKNPLRVVIDRRGILPETLQLFTGGNPTLVFSECKKRVNYKNDIVKIKCGDFSIQRILSELNRMKIQSLIVEGGNIMLNAFIESGLWDECHIEIAPDMLGEGVPAPEFPGVLRYIRSYGNKKIFIFINPDNDFF
- a CDS encoding DUF6242 domain-containing protein is translated as MKIRNIYLLLSAVLLLLGVACNKSDDYNYPVSQNTLVKTFALADKSTVMENLSKVYFTIDARQGKIFNADSLPMGTKVVALAANITFDSPSKVEVQYYDSRNQAEIKTIDYMANSNDTIDFTYPVTINVTAADGETVQKYEVDLRVHRSIPDSLWWSEISAADLPTSLTPIRQKSLEFQNKIYCFTTDASGNYEVGVSATPSDLGSWQKSSFNPGFVLNMATIQATEDAFYALAGDSDQKALYKSTDGKFWTLAEGNQTFYTLIGSYGEQILGIIKDGGVYKHDVYPRPEGYIQQPISPLFPISGFSNMIEIFDGGDFGVPQNGIVGGRLQDGTLTSAVWGYDGQNWAVLGNQSLITPREGAMFFPYYTFIYDSETAVHTKYKTFFVIGGKNETGCLKDVYTTTDPAVYWDLAPAGSLLALPPDDNYFPAKAFASVVVFDEPIITVRSSAWRTLFKKEIPRRLAGSTRSGELVPYIYMFGGENQNGVLYPQIWRGVINRVTFAPIP
- a CDS encoding DUF6089 family protein, whose product is MEKKAFIWFILIITMVVSRAGAQDYKYEIGAGGGVGFYMGDANQSALFNKPGAAFGAVMRRVINYRWSIKFNLATAGIKGDTQSFNNQFPDGKNFKFNRQLIDLGAQGEFNFFHYGMGPAYLDVYRFTPYLLAGLGFTYVPHKNDGYFNVNIPLGIGVKYKISERWNLGLEFSMRKTLGDKLDGKDLSDPYKIKSSAFKNTDWYSMTWFTITYDFGRKKAICNNL
- a CDS encoding isoprenyl transferase, which encodes MSYKDQIDKIRLPQHVAIIMDGNGRWAKERKKDRSYGHQYGAEKVREVTEAAAEIGLKYLTVYAFSTENWNRPDEEVTALMALMIYYIEKETPDLIKNNVRLTAIGDLSRIPEDARKRLEQCMDDTSVCTGLTLVLALSYSSRWEISRAVKNIASDVKDNKLKAEDIDDKVIDRYLMTADMPDPDLLIRTGGETRISNFLLWQLSYAELYFTPEYWPDFGKENLYKAIVDYQSRERRFGKTSEQL